In the Caenorhabditis elegans chromosome X genome, one interval contains:
- the Y102A11A.5 gene encoding MliC domain-containing protein (Confirmed by transcript evidence) — protein sequence MNSLQLLLLCAFIGLVSTQWNLECKIQVKFRNDAHKKIRIDLLVPSLSIMSDPVILDAWKHEKSVHIKGKNCEQKPWVFMIYGWQDDKWVLKKKTQSKFTGNGWFLTAVDDEYTLNVLDRQGIACSEGNCGK from the exons ATGAACTCTCTTCAGCTGCTTTTGCTTTGTGCTTTCATTGGACTTGTTTCTACACAATGGAATCTCGAGTGTAAAATTCAAGTGAAATTCCGTAATGATGCGCACAAAAAGATTCGTATCGATCTTCTCGTCCCATCACTTTCTATCATGTCTGACCCAGTTATTCTTGACGCGTGGAAGCACGAGAAAAGTGTTCAT atcaaggGAAAAAACTGCGAGCAGAAGCCATGGGTATTCATGATCTACGGATGGCAAGACGACAAATGGGTTCTCAAGAAGAAGACTCAATCCAAGTTCACTGGAAACGGATGGTTCCTGACAGCTGTTGATGATGAGTATACTCTCAATGTACTCGACAGACAAGGAATCGCGTGCTCCGAGGGAAACTGCGGAAAGTAA
- the ergi-1 gene encoding Endoplasmic reticulum-Golgi intermediate compartment protein 1 (Confirmed by transcript evidence), giving the protein MLDIRRFDIYRKVPKDLTQPTTVGAVISILCVLFISFMIFNDILAYIFIDLRSEFFIDDPGREGKIDVQVNVSFPHMACEYLGVDIQDENGRHEVGFVDQTNKVSIGDGGCRFESRFEINKVPGNFHLSTHSAATQPESYDMRHLIHSIKFGDDVSHKNLKGSFDPLAKRNTSQENGLNTHEYILKIVPSVHEDYSGTILNSYQYTFGHKSYITYHHSGKIIPAVWFKYELQPITLKQTEQRQSFYAFLTSICAVVGGTFTVAGIIDSTFFTISELVKKQRLGKLT; this is encoded by the exons ATGCTGGACATTCGAAG ATTTGACATTTATCGAAAAGTGCCAAAAGACTTGACGCAACCTACCACTGTTGGAGCAGTCATATCCATTTTatgtgttttatttatttcattcaTGATTTTCAATGATATCCTCGCCTACATCTTTATAGATTT AAGAAGCGAGTTCTTCATAGACGACCCGGGAAGAGAAGGGAAAATTGATGTCCAAGTGAATGTATCTTTTCCTCATATGGCCTGCGaat atcttGGGGTAGACATTCAAGATGAGAATGGCCGCCATGAAGTCGGGTTTGTTGATCAAACGAATAAAGTCTCAATTGGAGATGGAGGATGTCGGTTTGAAAGTCGATTCGAAATTAACAAAGTTCCTGGTAACTTTCATCTGTCGACACACTCGGCTGCTACGCAACCGGAGAGTTACGACATGAGACATTTGATTCACTCCATCAAATTTGGCGACGATGTTTCG CATAAAAACCTCAAAGGGAGCTTTGACCCGTTAGCCAAAAGGAACACATCTCAAGAAAATGGACTCAACACTCAcgaatacattttgaaaattgtgccATCCGTTCATGAAGACTACTCTGGCACCATTCTGAACAGCTATCAATACACTTTTGGCCACAAATCATACATCACCTATCATCACTCCGGAAAGATTATTCCTGCCGTCTGGTTCAAATACGAGCTGCAGCCAATCACCCTCAAACAAACCGAACAAAGGCAGTCTTTCTACGCGTTTCTTACATCC ATTTGTGCTGTGGTTGGTGGAACATTCACGGTTGCTGGCATCATCGACTCGACATTTTTCACGATATCTGAGTTGGTGAAAAAACAACGGCTGGGGAAACTTACTTAG
- the smex-2 gene encoding CX domain-containing protein (Confirmed by transcript evidence), with translation MSTIGLRNRWDSPDAEPKNITSLRTIEKLLSDAIEAPRLVLFEKRVNTIDPSFYDCVYSIADSSNTITERCYRDIGCCASGCCTNTEWQEKYGWAVALICIFSLVVILTVICWMGIWLCNRRKDKNQKKELLKFGSSSSVSNMSFAYPIANGHYHFGTGPFQSPPLNYPTKY, from the exons AGCCAAAAAACATCACCTCTCTTCGAACCATCGAGAAACTTCTCTCCGATGCCATTGAAGCACCTCGCCTTGTTTTATTCGAGAAGAGAGTGAACA CCATTGACCCGTCGTTTTACGACTGTGTGTATTCGATCGCAGATTCTTCAAATACCATCACCGAACGATGTTATAGAGATATTGGATGCTGTGCTAGTGGATGTTGCACAAATACTGAATG GCAAGAAAAGTACGGATGGGCTGTTGCActtatttgtatattttctCTTGTTGTCATTCTCACGGTAATTTGTTGGATGGGAATATGGCTTTGTAATAGAAGAAAAGACAAGAACCAAAAGAAGGAATTACTCAAATTTGGAAGCTCGTCTTCTGTTTcaaat ATGTCTTTTGCATATCCAATTGCTAATGGGCATTATCATTTCGGGACCGGACCATTCCAATCGCCGCCTTTAAATTATCCAaccaaatattaa